TGGCCGATTTCTCTGACCGCTTCTTCATCGCCTGCCAGCGCTCGAATAATCGGGTGGTTCACCAGGTCCTGCTGGTGGTCAAACTCGCGCAGCAGCACACTTGCCGGATGCTCAAAGATGCCGAGAACCAGGCCTTCCCTCAGGTCAAAGCGCTCCAGACTGGCACCGATGTCGCGTAGCTGCGCCAGTGCACGGGTGGGTGAAAACCCGTGCAGCGACGTTGCGTCATCCAGGATCGCGTGCGGGTCCACGTTGAGATGAGCTGATTCAAATGCCTGCGACAGGCTAGGTCCAATCGATGCTCCCTCACGCAGGGAAATGACGATATCGCCGTCATCAGTTTCTTCAACAGTGACTGGTCGCAGCAATGCCGGGGAGCCTCGCCGTACCCCCGCATCTGTCCACGATGCCTGTCCGATCGCCAGGTGGATGGGGCCGATTCCGTGCGTCGCAGCCAGCTGGCGCGCGCGTCGTATCACCGTCAACGTTTTTTCGCGTGCCCGCTCGTACGCGCTTTTTTCCCGTACGAGGTTCGACAAGCGCGTGGGGTGCTCTGCGTACAGTTGCGCCAGACCTCCGGGGTGGGCCTGTCCGAGCGCAAGGCGTGGGGCTGCTTCGTTGGTTCCTGCAACGGTGGGTTCATTCACCGTGAGTGTGGATAGATCCTGACGCCATTGCGCCAATGCGTCTGTCAGCTCGTCGGCGATCGGCGTGTGTTGGGCGCGCACGTCGTCCGCGGCTTCGGAGCGCCGGCGAGGGCGGGACGAAGCCGAATTTGAACGGGAGAAGATACTCGGAACCACTCTCCTAAGCTAATTGCTAATGGCCACGCTTTTGTGGAAGCGCCGCGGTATGCCCCCAATTAACACGAGGATGACGCCGACGCATTCCGGAGCTGGCCAGCTGGCAGGAATCGCACGGGCGGTAAGTCTCATGTGAGGGTCTACTCCGCTTGTCCGAGATTGATGTCCTTAATCGCGGCAATGAGTGTGTCTTGAATCTCAAACCTGTTCGATATGACTGATGACCTGTGGTGCGTACCGAGGGCAGACACCACAGGTCATCAGGTCACGGTTTATTCAAGCCGGTTGATGCAGCCGTTCAGTACGAGGCGTTCACAACGCCACAGAAACTGAAGGTGAACTGGAGTTTCTCACCTCGCGGCAGCTCATATTCAGGGTGGGTGCGAGCACCCCACGTATCATCGCCGGCCACGCCGCGACGCATCAGCGCCGGTCGGGCCACAGTCTTGATCGGGGCGGGCAACTCGTTGGGATGGGCAGCGTTTTCGATCTCAAACGGGGTCCACGGCAAAGCGGAGAACTCCATCGGCTCGTCAGCCTCGAAACGGATGCCCCAGCCATCCTCGTCGATCAATTCCGCCCAGCGCACGCCCGTGCGTGAGCCTGCTTCCTGCGGACGCAGGTACGGGGTCAACGCGTCGGCCACTTCCAGGTCGTAGACACCCAGGCGCGCCCCCTGACGACGGTCCACGTAGCACTCCTCAGGCCCTTCGCCGTACCAGCGCATGTGGGTCAGACGGTCCGACAGTTCAAACAGTGCACCATATTCAGGCATCGACGGCAGCTTCGCGTCAGGCGTTGTCGTCATCGTGACCGTGATACGACCGTTTCCGTCAACCCTGTACGCCACGGTGAGCATGGCACCCGGGGTGGTCAGCAGGTCGTAGCGGAACGTGATTGTTGCCGATGTGGCGTCTGTTTCCACCTTCGCTTCCTCGTCGACCGGTCTTGCATACCGTGAGGCAATGAGCCAGGGAGCGCATTCGCGCTGCATGTTCCACCCGTTTTCATTCGAGGTGGGCGCATGCCAGAAGTTCGGGCGCACTGTGCTGTGGAGCAGTTCGCGCCCGCCCTCGCTTGTCATGCCGTACCGGTAGGACGTCAGTCCACGCGCCGAGGTGAACAGAGCGGAGAAGTGTTCGCCGTGCACACCGATATTGCGCACGCCTTCCACTACTCGAGGTGCAGGAATGCCCGTAGCCGGAGCCGCAGCTCCTTCTACAGCGAAGACTCCCTGCCCGTAGGCGATGACGTGTCCACGCTCGGCCCATTCGGTGTCCTCACGCAGGCGCATTTCCACGTTGATGACGTATTCGCCTGCTTCTTCAGGCAGGCTGAACGGCAGGTCGTAGGTGGCATTTTCTCCCGGTTCAACATGAGTGTCGAGGGCCCCCTGAGCCAGCGTGGCACCTTCATGTTCCAGGCTTACCACGCATATGAACGCATCGGAGTTCGTGAACATGCAGCGGTTTTCAATTGTCACTTTCGCACGCTCAACTGTGATGTCGAAATCCTGGAACAGATAGCTGACTTCCTGAATCTTCGGGGTAGGCGTGTGATCAGCGAAGTAGATGCCGTTGCCGCAGAATTCGTAGTCCGTTGGCGCCTCGCCGTTGTCCCCGCCGTATCCGAAGAACGGGCGGTTGTATTTGTCGCGCATGGCGATTGCCTGGTCAGCGAAGTCCCAGATGAATCCGCCCTGGAAAAGTTCCTCGCGGCGCGCCAGGTCAAGGTACTTGTCAACGGCGCCGAACGAGTTGCCCATGGCGTGCGCAAACTCGCAGAGGATCATCGGCTTGTCGCGGTGCTGAGCCAAGAATTCTTCGACTGTTGCGGCCGGTGTGTACATCTCTGAGTGGATGTCAGTGGAGTTCGGGTAGCGGTTGTCGTGAACGACACCTTCGTAATGTACGACCCGCGAGTCGTGTTCGCGGAAATAGTCGGCCACCGCTGCGATCATCGAACCGCCGTAGGACTCATTGCCGCATGACCAGATTACAATGCTGGCATGATTGCGGTCGCGCATCAGCATTGACGCTGCGCGGT
The sequence above is a segment of the Schaalia radingae genome. Coding sequences within it:
- a CDS encoding glycoside hydrolase family 2 TIM barrel-domain containing protein; protein product: MIDISAKINNPQSFAENRMPAHSDHRWFNSARSAALGNSEYEQSLNGLWKIHYAKNLAATVPGFEAVGFDCSTWDDIPVPAHIQMHGYDNPQYVNVQYPWDGQEDVDEGRAPERFNPVASYVRTFTLDRPLEEGERISVSFKGAESALVVWLNGTYIGYATDTFTPSEFDITDALVEGSNKLAVQVIKWCAASWIEDQDFYRFSGLFRDVVLYRRPAVHLEDLCVSAELTDDYSRAIVRVKPVVIGEGDLTVALDDVGELNRSDDGTYEITIEQPHLWSHEDPYLYDLTLELRDNDGQLREVIPQTVGIRRFAIEDGVMKLNGKRVIFTGVNRHEFGLDGRVMSREQTERDIIMLKQANINAIRTSHYPNNSFLYELCDRYGLMVIDEMNLESHGVWDRMLLRGEPIDHTLPGNREEWRGALLDRAASMLMRDRNHASIVIWSCGNESYGGSMIAAVADYFREHDSRVVHYEGVVHDNRYPNSTDIHSEMYTPAATVEEFLAQHRDKPMILCEFAHAMGNSFGAVDKYLDLARREELFQGGFIWDFADQAIAMRDKYNRPFFGYGGDNGEAPTDYEFCGNGIYFADHTPTPKIQEVSYLFQDFDITVERAKVTIENRCMFTNSDAFICVVSLEHEGATLAQGALDTHVEPGENATYDLPFSLPEEAGEYVINVEMRLREDTEWAERGHVIAYGQGVFAVEGAAAPATGIPAPRVVEGVRNIGVHGEHFSALFTSARGLTSYRYGMTSEGGRELLHSTVRPNFWHAPTSNENGWNMQRECAPWLIASRYARPVDEEAKVETDATSATITFRYDLLTTPGAMLTVAYRVDGNGRITVTMTTTPDAKLPSMPEYGALFELSDRLTHMRWYGEGPEECYVDRRQGARLGVYDLEVADALTPYLRPQEAGSRTGVRWAELIDEDGWGIRFEADEPMEFSALPWTPFEIENAAHPNELPAPIKTVARPALMRRGVAGDDTWGARTHPEYELPRGEKLQFTFSFCGVVNASY